A window of Mobiluncus massiliensis genomic DNA:
AGGTTTGTTCACGTTCATCGTGACCCCCACCCAAGCCGGTGCCGCGGTGACGACCTACCGCGTCAATCTCGTCAACAAAAATGATGGCCGGAGCCGCCGCCCGCGCCTGCTCAAACAAATCCCGCACCCGGGAGGCGCCCATACCCACAAACATCTCGACGAACTCGGAACCGCTCATAGAAAAGAACGGTACCCCGGCTTCTCCGGCAACCGCGCGAGCCAATAGGGTCTTACCCGTGCCGGGAGGACCGTAGAGCAGCACTCCCTTGGGAATTTTCGCCCCGAGCTTGTGGAACTTTTCGGGTTCCGCTAGGAACTCTTTGATTTCCTCCAATTCCTCCACAGCTTCATTGACTCCCGCAACGTCAGCGAACGTCACTTTCGTTTCGTCCTCTTTGTTGAACATCCGTGGCTTAGCTCGACCCATTCCGAGGGGACCCATTCCCCCACTCATGCGCGAAACAAACCAGAAAAACACTACAAAGAGGATAATCATCGGCACCATCAAAGTGAGCATGGACTCCCACCAGGAGGACACCGGATAGATAGAATCAAAACCCTTCTTTGGTTTCGCGTCGGCTACCGCATTCGCAACGGTTTCCGCTTGGGGACGAACATAAGAAAAAGAGACTTTTTTACCCGCGTCAGTATTCGGCTTCATCCCGAAAGGACCGTCTTTTGGCAGGTACGCCCGCGGACGTTGGTAGGACTTGGTCAACTCCATACTGACGGTCTGGGTGCCATCGTTGATAACGACTTTTTCAACGGTGTTGCCCCGCAGCAGCGTCAAGCCTTCGTCAGTAGTAATGCGAGTGGGACCGCCTTGGGCAGAAAAAACCATGAAAGCCACAATAATGGCGATGACTACAAGAGCCGCAATGCCGCCAGAGATTTGTTTTTTCTTTTGAGTTTTATTCGTCTTGTCCATGTTCACTTTTCCGTTATCCGGTACAACACCTTAAGCCTACCAAACAGCTATAAAATGGGTGCATTCCCGCAGTTTTACGCTAACCACAAAGAGAGCATCATGAAGATCGTTATCGCGGCTGATTCATATCCCCCAGATGTGAGTGGGAATGCGATTTTTTCCCAGAACCTGGCTCACGGACTGCGCGCTCGGGGCCACAGCGTTCATGTCATCGCTCCTTCCCCGGTTTCCCGGCCGTACATCGCCAACGTGGCGGGTATTACCGAACACCGGATGCGTTCCCACGAGTTCGCCTATCTCCGCGGTTTCTCTCTGAGCATGCCTTGGGAAATCACTCGCACCGTGCGCCGAATTCTGCAGGGCTTGAACCCCGACGTGGTACATGTGCAATCTCACCTCAGTGTGGGGCGGGTCGCGTGCAAATACGCCAACGAATTGGGACTGCCGTTAATCGTCACGAACCACTTCACTCCGGAAAACCTCCTTGACCGCCTCTCTTGTGGCGTCCCAAAGTTCATCAGCAAGCTGCTGGCGGATATGGCCTGGAGGGACATGGGAAACGTGTTTCAGCGAGCCGATCGCTTGGTCGCTCCCAGCCCTACCGCTATCGCAGTCATGAAAGAACACGCGCATCTCGGCGGTGGCGTCTCCATCAGCAACGGGGTGAATTTGCCGATTTACCAAGCTGCCGCTCAAAATGCTGAAAAAAACTCAATTCCCCACCTTTTGTACGTGGGCCGTCTGGAAAAACAGAAACACGTAGAAGACATCATCGCCGCCCTGGCCCTGCTGCAGCCCTCTACCAAACTGCACTTTGACATTGTGGGAACCGGCACTAAAAAGGAAGATTTACGGCGGAAAGCGGCGGAACTGCGGGTCATAGACCGGGTTACTTTCCATGATTACCTAGACGATGACGCCCTCATCGAGATGTACGCACGCAGCGATATTTTTGTCAATGCCTCCACCGGGGAGTTGCAGTCTTTGGCGACTTTGGAGGCGTTGAGCTCGGGCATTCCGGTAGTCTTGGCGAATGCGGTGGGTCTGCCGCACTTGGTGAGTCCCGGAGTCAATGGCTACCTGTTCCAGCCTGGAGATGTTGAGGCCCTCTCTGATTACCTGGAGGACCTGGCTATAAACGAGCAAAAACGCAAGTTTATGGGCAAGATGAGCTTAGAGATAGCCCAACCCCATGACTTTGAAAATACTCTGGACAGCTACGAAGCCCTGTACCGCTGTGCTCAGGAAGAAAACGCGACAGCACGCCAGCATCTGGACGCCATCGATCCCGACTACGTGTTCCCCCAAGAATAGCCGTGAGGCTAATTTTCGTAAACGTGGGGCGCTAAGAGCCCGATAAACGGCAGGTTGCGATAGCGTTCGGCATAATCCAAACCGTATCCAACCACGAATTCGTTGGGAATATCGAAGCCTACATAGCGCGGATTCACCACCGCTTTGGCGGCATCGGGTTTACGCAGCAGAGTCGCAATGTTCAGGGAGGCACACCCCCTGGTACGCAGGTTTGCCTCCAGCCAAGACAGGGTCAAACCGGAATCGATAATGTCCTCCACGATTAAAACGTGACGGTCTTTGATGTCGGTGTCCAGGTCCTTCAAGATCCGCACCACCCCGGAAGATTTTGTCCCCGAACCGTAGGAGGACACCGCCATC
This region includes:
- a CDS encoding glycosyltransferase, with the translated sequence MKIVIAADSYPPDVSGNAIFSQNLAHGLRARGHSVHVIAPSPVSRPYIANVAGITEHRMRSHEFAYLRGFSLSMPWEITRTVRRILQGLNPDVVHVQSHLSVGRVACKYANELGLPLIVTNHFTPENLLDRLSCGVPKFISKLLADMAWRDMGNVFQRADRLVAPSPTAIAVMKEHAHLGGGVSISNGVNLPIYQAAAQNAEKNSIPHLLYVGRLEKQKHVEDIIAALALLQPSTKLHFDIVGTGTKKEDLRRKAAELRVIDRVTFHDYLDDDALIEMYARSDIFVNASTGELQSLATLEALSSGIPVVLANAVGLPHLVSPGVNGYLFQPGDVEALSDYLEDLAINEQKRKFMGKMSLEIAQPHDFENTLDSYEALYRCAQEENATARQHLDAIDPDYVFPQE
- the hpt gene encoding hypoxanthine phosphoribosyltransferase, which translates into the protein MDAADMGADMERVLLTEEQIQSRLAQMAAVIDKDYAGHEILLVGVLRGAVMVMADLARKLHSPIQMDWMAVSSYGSGTKSSGVVRILKDLDTDIKDRHVLIVEDIIDSGLTLSWLEANLRTRGCASLNIATLLRKPDAAKAVVNPRYVGFDIPNEFVVGYGLDYAERYRNLPFIGLLAPHVYEN